The Leptospira neocaledonica DNA window CCACATTGATTACACCATCTCCATCCCTGTTGTGAGTTAGGAGTTGCATTAAAACCTAGAGCATAGGAACCGCTTCCTGTAGCATTATGTGTTCCTCCGTTTGGACAAACATTTGCTGATCCGGGATAATCGAACCAAATGGCTTGGCAATTTTTACACCAATGCCAGTGGTCTTGGTAGCCGGATGGAACGGGTTGCCCGCTAGTAAGAAACGGAAGGTAATAGATTCCACTCGGTATCGCTTCATGAGGCAGACCATCTCTTGGACAGATACTATTAGGTTGTTCCAGTCCATAATAAAAAAGCCCGTTACATTTATGGCACCAAGCCCAATTCGATTGTGTGTACATGCCCGATATCACAGTTTGAGCGCTTACGGAATTGGTAGGGGCAGAACTCAAATTTTTAGCCGAGGACAAAAGCCCGGAAAGAAAAGAAACTTCATTCTCTCCATGATGTTCGTGAGGAATACAATTCCCAATAATGGGTGAAAGAAATAGTACCAATAAAACTGCACTGATAATACGTGAACGCATAAATGCTCCTTTAGCTTTAGTTAATGCAGATCTGATCAATTCAGAGGAAATAAATTATTAATTCTTAAAAATGACAAATAGGGAACACATATAATCATAGATTAGAAACTTTGTATATCGCTCGAATAGGTAGTTTTATTCATTTTTTAAAATATAATCTGAGTTTATTCCGTACGAGCCTGTGATCCGGCGAGAACTGAGTATGAAAAAACAACCCTAAAAACGGTTGGATGACGTCTGCTTTTCTTTTATAGTGTACAAGCCTTGATGTTAAGATTCGTGCTAAAACCTGAAACTAGCCAGGTGAGGATTAAGGAATATATTCGAGAAATCTAATTGTAAAAATTGAAGCGTTATACATGCTGGAATCATATGTTTAAGAAAGTTCTTACCATTTCTTTTGGATCCCTTTTTTTCTATTTAGTATCGTGTGTTAGTTTGCAGCCGATAAAAGAAGATCAAATTCCCATTTCTGAGAAAAATAGTTATAAGCCTAAACCTTTTCAACCTAAAGCAGCAATCGATTATTTTATTCCATTAAGAGCAAATGTCTTTAGGAATTATCATCGATCTGGGCAAACTGTTTCCGCGTATGATTATGCGGGACCAGGTTTGGATCTTGGGAATGGTTTATTTTTGGATATCAACGGTAATTTCTCAATAAACGTTTCGTCTCTTTTTGATTTGGATAAAAAGGAAAAAGTTTCGATTGAATGTGACGGAAATTACGGCTACACCATAAGAAAAGATAAAGAGAAATTTTTCTATAAAGAGCACGGCCTTAAATTTATGAACCCGTTTCCATCAACTGCCGAACTCATAATAGAAAATGATGGCTTTATAGCTCCCAATAGCGTGTTCGGTGATATAAAATATTCTGTTAATGGCAATGTAATATCGAAGATAAAGAAGAGTGGAAAAGAAGACGTCTCGACAATGAACGGTGGTATTGTGAAAATTACCACATTAGGTGAAGAGGATATTCTTTCGGTTGAACGCCTTCCGAAAGAAGAAGGTCTCGCAATTTACGGTATCCAAGGGTATAAATCTGTTAAACTGAAAATTGTAAAGAATGAAATGGAAGTAAGCACTGAAAGTATCTCTCCTTATAGTGATGAGATTTTCGTAACAAAGTATAGATATTTGCGTTCTGCAAATAGGATCTTATTGTTTCATCCAGACAATAAGGGGACAGGAGTGAGCATCGAGAAAAAAGGAGATGAGGTTTCCATTCGTTCTCTAGGCATTTCAGTAAGAGGCCAGAACTATACTTGTAAAGTTCAATAATCAGAAATAAGCCCGAAACTCAATTTTCAATTAAGGAAGACTAATGTTAAAACGATTGGATTCCTTAATTGCCGCCTTTTTCCGGATTGTAGAAACCGGAGAACTCTAAAGTTTAGTAGTGAAGGCTCCTTCCATGGCAAAACTAAAACTGGTTCAACTACCTGTTCCTCCTCCTACGGCCTTTGCCGCTACGGGGAATGTTCCCTTGGCAGCTGGATGTTTGGCTGTTTCTGCCCGGGAGAATGGCCTGGAAAAAAAAGGCTTAGAATTAGAAGTTCTAGATCCTGATATCACAGATAAAGAAGGAGATAGCCAACTTGCGGACCGTATCGCAAAAGATGAGCCTGAATTTTTGGGCTTCTCACTTTATCTTTGGAATACGGAAAGAAGTCTTCATCTCGCTAAAGAAGTAAAACGTAGATCTCCATCCACTAAAATTTTAATCGGCGGACCGGAAGTAAATCCGGATAATCCTTTCGTTCTCTCCGAAACAGGTTACGATATTGCAGTCTCCGGTGAAGCGGAGCATACATTTTTTGCTCTTATGGAAACTCTTCTTAAAAAGGAAGATCCTAGGAAATTACCCAATATAGCAGTCAGAGAACTGGATGGAAAAATGGGAATGTTTTCCAGAGAAGAGAATGCTTCCTTTCCACTTACGAGTTATCCTTCTCCTTATCTACAAGGATTTGTGCCTGTGGATCCGGCAAGATCCACATATCTGGAAACCGTAAGAGGATGTAGATCCCAATGCACTTATTGTTTTTATCCTAAGAGTAGTAACGTATTAAGAACTTTAGATATACCTGAGACGATCAAACTTCTTTCCAGTTTGAAAGATAAAGGAGCCAAAGAGTTAGTATTTTTAGATCCTACATTCAATCATAGACCAGGCTTCGAAGAATTTTTAGATGCGATCATAGATGTAAACTCGGACAGAGCGATGACAATGTTCGGAGAATTGAGATCTGAAGGAATTACTGAAAAGATCGCAGACAAACTAGCGTTAGCCGGTTTTAATCGAATAGAACTCGGAATGCAGTCCATTAATAAGGAAACCTTAAAACGTGTAAAACGTTTTGGAAGTCCTGAAAAAGTAGCTGAGGCAGCCAGAATGTTGGCTGATCGAGGGATCGAACTCTTATTGGATTTAATCATCGGGCTTCCCGGAGATACCCCTGACGATGTGATGGAAGGGATAGAATTTTTTTATGGGCATGGATTAGGAGAATGGGTCCAGGTATTTCCATTATCCATTCTGCCTGGAACTGCAATGAGAAAGGATGCAGAGTCCGAAGGATTGGTATATCTTCCTAAACCACCTTATAGAGTGATTCGAACTCCTAATTTTAGCCCGGAAGCATTGAGCTCCACATTGTTCCGCTCAGAAGACAGATTGGATAGAAGATTGGATGAAACTCCTCGTAGTCTTTTGTCAGACCCAGATCCTTCAGTTTCCGATATATTTTCCTTTTCTCCAGGATTGTCCGAAAAGTTTGCCTTAGAGGATTTTTCACTTTCGGGTGCCAGACATGTTTCCATTTGGTGGAGAGGAGATAATTTAGAAAAATCTAAAAAAGAATTCTTTGATAGATTGAATTATAGATTTAACAAAGATCCTTTTGCTGTCACTGATCTGGTATTATATCCTAGATCTACTTTTGATCCTGAATTGATTACTGAGATTATGGAAGAATTTTCCAAGGTCCCGGCATCTTATCTTTCTAGAACACTCGCTCATAGAGGAGAAAATATGCTCCATAGGATTGTTCTCGTCCTTCCTCAAGGGATTTCTTTTCCATTAGAATGGATTTCCGAGATCAGAGAATATATCCCTGTTTTCCAGGAAATGGAATGGGAAGAAGCAGTACGAAAGTCCGAAGAACTTGGAGGAGAATTTCCAGGGGCAAGGATCATTTCTAAAAATGAAAACGGCTCGGCTTGGAAAATCCTAAAAGAAAATGCAGACCCCGAATCTGTAACCTTTGCCGACAGAGTTTTAGAAAAGCGTTGGTGCTGGGAAGTTTTAGGTTATTCTGAGAAATGATATTCTGATAAAGT harbors:
- a CDS encoding B12-binding domain-containing radical SAM protein, which codes for MAKLKLVQLPVPPPTAFAATGNVPLAAGCLAVSARENGLEKKGLELEVLDPDITDKEGDSQLADRIAKDEPEFLGFSLYLWNTERSLHLAKEVKRRSPSTKILIGGPEVNPDNPFVLSETGYDIAVSGEAEHTFFALMETLLKKEDPRKLPNIAVRELDGKMGMFSREENASFPLTSYPSPYLQGFVPVDPARSTYLETVRGCRSQCTYCFYPKSSNVLRTLDIPETIKLLSSLKDKGAKELVFLDPTFNHRPGFEEFLDAIIDVNSDRAMTMFGELRSEGITEKIADKLALAGFNRIELGMQSINKETLKRVKRFGSPEKVAEAARMLADRGIELLLDLIIGLPGDTPDDVMEGIEFFYGHGLGEWVQVFPLSILPGTAMRKDAESEGLVYLPKPPYRVIRTPNFSPEALSSTLFRSEDRLDRRLDETPRSLLSDPDPSVSDIFSFSPGLSEKFALEDFSLSGARHVSIWWRGDNLEKSKKEFFDRLNYRFNKDPFAVTDLVLYPRSTFDPELITEIMEEFSKVPASYLSRTLAHRGENMLHRIVLVLPQGISFPLEWISEIREYIPVFQEMEWEEAVRKSEELGGEFPGARIISKNENGSAWKILKENADPESVTFADRVLEKRWCWEVLGYSEK